Part of the Benincasa hispida cultivar B227 chromosome 12, ASM972705v1, whole genome shotgun sequence genome is shown below.
CGTAAAAACAACTTGTCATCCTTGAGAAAAACTTGCATCAAATACTattaaagagagagaggaaaaaaaaaaaaaacatatatgtgtgtgtcaaaaaaaagaagtaaggtaaaaatttaaaagaagaaaaagaagaaagaaatattACACCAGTTAGTAAGTCTGCGGAGTTTGGTTGGATGCTTCGGAACCATTAAGTCGTGTCTACTTGGCTAGCCTCAGGTTCATCCAAAGGTACAATAAAGTGGTGGTTCTTTAGGCTATGTCTACGTGAAGGTCTAGACAATATTAGCTCTAATAATGTGTGTAATATTTGAATCGAAACTGACTATTTGAAAGTGATCCATTTTTTAATGTTGTTTCAGTGGATCCAtttaaagtttctttttttttcttaggttGTTTGTGCATTCTCTAGCAAGTAAGGCATTgattttatttagttattttgatTACGTCAAACTTTGGTTAAGTGTGATTTGTCTCTTTTACTTTGTGGTTTGCGTTACTTGTCTAAGGATGAAATAAGGAAATTTCTAAAGTATAACATAAAAATCATCATCCATACTTCATTATCCAGAGACGGAATTTGTCCCTCAATCATAAATTTACAATTACAAAAACTACTTAAATTGCCCTTTGCATATTTGCTGCATTTGAGGCATTATCATAATTTAATACCAAACATCTTATAATCATAATTACTATCAATCCTTTTCCTCATacctatttgatttttatttacaTTCAATTCTTCTATTCATCTTTACTTCTCTAAAATTTTACATAATTAGGGCAAAACACTATCAACATTAGGACAGTGTTTCACATTCAATCAGAAGTTAATATCCTTTAAATCAATGTGAAGTGAAATCGAATGAGTAAGATCTCCAATATGGAGTTTATGCTCACCAGTCGGAATTCTTCGAGTTCCAAATTGATCAACTCGGCTAAGATGATCGCAAACATGGATTCCGATTCGAACTCGCTTTTGAGATCCGGCCATCAGATGAACCTTTTCGAATCCGATTAAGTGCTTTTCCGGCGACCAAGTCTGGTTCGGAGCGGTTGCGAAGACAAGAATGGTGTGAGATCCATCGACGGTTCCGGTGTTCTTGACGTCGATGTGAAGGGGGAGATCAGAGATGGAGGCGCAATCAATGTGAGAGACTTTGATTGCGGTGAAAGCGGCGGAGGAATTGGGGAAGAGATTTGAGAGAGGAACTGAGACTTTTGTTGGGGCTTCAGCTATGGAATGGGAGAATTTTGAGTAGCTTAAACCAAACCCAAATGGGAAAACGACCGGGCCCTTGTAGAACCGATATGTTCGACCGGGATAGCCGGTTGATGGGTCGGGTCTTAGGCCCATGTTTGTCATTGGGACCTTCGCTAAGTAGCTTTGTGGGTACCAAGTCATTGGCAATTTTCCTCCTGTATAATTCCAAAAGATCGTTAAATATAAAACccttttgataatttttattctttttttacaaatataataaaatatcactcTCTATACGTGATAGACACcgataaatatttatttctgtGTCAGTATCGGTCATTGATAAACCGTGacatttgctatatttaaaagtatttctaaaaatttttttatttaaaataattaccaaaaaaaaagaTCGTCAAAATACATGacttcataattaaattaaaaaaaaaaggtttagaAAAGGATAAAATGCAAAATGGGtctattatgaaaattattaaCAAAAGTTAGGGACATGACAAAATTGTTTGCAAAAATATAACACTTTTTTGTATCATTTGAACAAGATGCAATAACTTTGAttttaagatttgaaaattaaactcataAACATTGCGTTTACTTATTAATTACTTTTATGTATTTTAGTTACTTTATggtcatattttcaaaattaataccgattttttaaaataaaaaagtactTTTTAAGAGCATGttttattcttagattttcttttaataattaaaatgctttcttaagaaaaataaaaattataataaagaaattatgagaaaacaaaccaaattttcaaatcaaatattTAGTTATTAAAAATGACTtacttgttttagtttttgcaaattggtttgtattttttataacgTCCTTAACAGTGAAAACAGAACAAATGtccttaaatttaaataataataataaaactaggAAAAAAAACCTTTTAGAAAACCCAAAATTAAATGTTCTCAAACCACAAACCATTCTTAGCTTTTATCCACTTTGGtctcatattatatatcacaatcAATGTTAATTCCAAGTTTACttcatgaaattttaaatttgttttattatctataaaaaaaatcctaaacgttcaaatttatatagttgaactataaatgTATATGTCAAATatatccctaaatttttaattttgtgtctaataagttATTCAttgattcaatattttttttaattttacaaagtcactaaatacaattacaaatctaaattttaggcctcatttggtaaccattttattttttgtttttgtttttgaaaattaagcctatagacttTACTtacatctccaaatttcttactttgttatctatttttcacaaatggtttaaaaaaccaagtcaaattttgagaactaaaaatagtaactttcaaaaagttgtttttgtttatagAACTTAgctaagaatttaattattgtactcgagaaaaatgtaaattgttgtaaaaaatgtggatgaaataggtttaattttcaaaaacaaaaataaaaaataaatgattaccaaacgagatATTAATattcaagtttattttttaaaatttcgaaAGTTCTTAAAATTCATATACCTATTAAtgttaattctataattaactcaaaatttaaagaggAAGGAAATGAATTGATTACCAGGATTAGTAGCCCCAAACAGAACATCAGCAATGGCCGCACCACCGGCTTGACCAGGATACCCAACCCAAAGAATGCCACTAATTTTAGCATCATTTTTCGCAAACGAAACATCAATTGGCCCGCCCGACATTAAAACCACCACCGTCGGCCCTTTACAAGCCCACCCAACTCTTCTCACCAATTCTTGTTGATGCCCAGGCAAAAGCAGACCATTTCTATCTCTAAACTCCGCTTCAATCGATTGGTCCAACCCCACCAGTACCACCGCCGCGTCTGCCACATGCGCCGCTGCTTCCGCCGCCGCAATCAGCTGATCCCCACTACACCCGACGTCGGCACAGCCTTTCTCATGGATGGTCTTAACGTACTTCGATATCCCTTGAAGCGGCGAAGTGTATCCGCACGCCACTCCCGCATAATTTCCAATCATCGTGACGGTAGCGTCCGAGTTCGGGCCGATTACTGCCACTGTGCGGTGGCGCGTGGGGGAGAGTGGTAGAGCGGCGTTTCTGTTTTGGAGAAGGACTATGCCTTGTCTTGCGGCTTCGAGGGCTAGCTGTTTGTGGGCCGGAGTGCATACGTCTTTTGGGCCCAAGTTGCCGTAGGGTTGGGCCGCAGGCTCGCCGTCGAACATTCCGAGCCTCATTTGAACTGAGATTAAATGGGATAATGGTAAATATACCGATCGACTCAAAGTATTAGCAAATATAGCATAATGCAAAAATAATTTGCAGTTTTAGAAAAAATCAGATCTGAATCTTAGAACCCATCATGACTATATGatttatagaagtctatcaataatataatctatcactaataggttttactatatttgtaattctttaaaaatattctatCCACTTAATTATTACTATTGCAATCACCTGAGAGTAAATTGGCCAAGGCATTGTTGAGATCAGCTTCATTTAGGAGTCCTTTGCCCACTGCTGTTGCTGTGTGCACTGCCAAAAATGGTCCACAGTCCAAGTCCAAACCTGCAAATCATTGCTACAATTAGAACTTTGTTTATTTCCACTTCATGTATTTCTTAATTTTGTCCTCCATGTTTTGAGTTTCTTAGCACATTACTTAACACATAACAAGATTTGTTCTTTCAAGTGACATGGTATTTGAATATGTTAATAGAATGTTACTCTAATAAcacaaaattgtttttttttaaaaaacaagtttagtctctaaacttctAGATCTGTCTAATACCAATATAACACATACAATAACCATTTTAActtgtttataaaatataaaaggttatttattaatataaatattttcctctaaatttttatttccataattgtttttcaaaaacttaaGTCGACtttccataaaattgaaatttcgaCATTTTCAACCTTGATTGAACTCAtaataaatatacaaaaataaaaaataaaagtactTACCAGCTTTAATTGTTGAAGCAGCGGCTTCTTCCGGCGTGCGAGTGAAATGTTGACTATCGTACAAAACTCCAACTGAATCACAATCAGATACAATATACCTGTTTCAGTT
Proteins encoded:
- the LOC120067280 gene encoding LOW QUALITY PROTEIN: putative beta-D-xylosidase (The sequence of the model RefSeq protein was modified relative to this genomic sequence to represent the inferred CDS: inserted 1 base in 1 codon) translates to MARDFGNGCLTSAAAVWVVVVVVAAVAXPRAEGAAAFACDRRNVGTRNMGFCKTSLGIEERVRDLIGRLTLGKKYRLYVNNAIAVPRLGIRGYEWWSEALHGVFQCGPRYTKFGGPFPGATSFPQVITTAASFNQSLWQEIGRVVSDEARAMYNGGTAGLTYWSPNVNIFRDPRWGRGQETPGEDPILAGKYAANYVRGLQGNAGGKRLKVAACCKHYTAYDLDNWNGVDRYHFNAKVSKQDLDDTYNVPFKACVVEGKVASVMCSYNQVNGKPTCADPDLLKNTIRGSWGLDGYIVSDCDSVGVLYDSQHFTRTPEEAAASTIKAGLDLDCGPFLAVHTATAVGKGLLNEADLNNALANLLSVQMRLGMFDGEPAAQPYGNLGPKDVCTPAHKQLALEAARQGIVLLQNRNAALPLSPTRHRTVAVIGPNSDATVTMIGNYAGVACGYTSPLQGISKYVKTIHEKGCADVGCSGDQLIAAAEAAAHVADAAVVLVGLDQSIEAEFRDRNGLLLPGHQQELVRRVGWACKGPTVVVLMSGGPIDVSFAKNDAKISGILWVGYPGQAGGAAIADVLFGATNPGGKLPMTWYPQSYLAKVPMTNMGLRPDPSTGYPGRTYRFYKGPVVFPFGFGLSYSKFSHSIAEAPTKVSVPLSNLFPNSSAAFTAIKVSHIDCASISDLPLHIDVKNTGTVDGSHTILVFATAPNQTWSPEKHLIGFEKVHLMAGSQKRVRIGIHVCDHLSRVDQFGTRRIPTGEHKLHIGDLTHSISLHIDLKDINF